From a region of the Solea senegalensis isolate Sse05_10M unplaced genomic scaffold, IFAPA_SoseM_1 scf7180000015944, whole genome shotgun sequence genome:
- the LOC122762675 gene encoding putative claudin-24, with translation MICRLISVCSSSSSSRSRKGRVELSQVSSLHPLSSLQHHMCSPLSDSRESAQSAVDVLQKKTQCGGSVERGDMDSCVLSLELSGMLLFVGAWLCVLTTTLLPQWLTMSTALLPVESYELGLWETCVVQDVGGMECRAYDSLLGLPTDLKLARVLMCASLAVGMLGILVSVPGLHLVNSCSRAKRTLTTVGALLALLSGLLCLIPVSYMAHFAVTHFFDDKVPDVVPRWEFGAALFCGWTGGFLLMVAGLLLIASCWCWQTQPQPAAPQQQQQQQRRYQTMNARKEYV, from the coding sequence ATGATCTGTCGTCTTATTTCtgtgtgtagcagcagcagcagcagcaggagcaggaaggGGAGGGTTGAGCTGAGCCAAGTGTCCTCCCTCCACCCTCTGTCCTCACTGCAACACCACATGTGTTCTCCTCTGAGTGACTCCCGAGAGAGCGCGCAGTCAGCTGTGGACGTCCTTCAGAAGAAGACGCAGTGTGGAGGCTCAGTGGAGCGTGGAGACATGGACTCGTGCGTGCTTTCTCTGGAGTTGTCGGGGATGCTGCTGTTTGTCGGAGCGTGGCTCTGTGTCCTCACCACCACTCTCCTCCCACAGTGGCTGACCATGTCCACGGCTCTGCTGCCTGTGGAGAGCTACGAGCTGGGCCTGTGGGAGACCTGCGTGGTCCAGGACGTGGGGGGGATGGAGTGTCGGGCGTACGACAGCCTGCTGGGCCTCCCCACCGATCTGAAGCTGGCCCGCGTCCTCATGTGTGCCTCCCTGGCCGTCGGCATGCTTGGAATCCTGGTGTCCGTACCTGGACTTCACCTGGTCAACAGCTGCTCCAGAGCCAAGAGGACTCTGACCACAGTGGGGGCGCTGTTGGCTCTGCTCTCTGGACTTCTGTGTCTCATCCCCGTCTCCTACATGGCTCATTTTGCCGTCACACACTTTTTTGACGACAAAGTTCCCGATGTGGTTCCTCGCTGGGAGTTTGGAGCCGCGCTGTTCTGTGGCTGGACGGGAGGTTTCCTCCTGATGGTGGCCGGTCTGCTCCTGATCGCCTCCTGCTGGTGTTGGCAGACGCAGCCTCAGCCCGCggcgccgcagcagcagcagcagcagcagcgcaggtaCCAGACGATGAACGCCAGGAAAGAGTACGTTTGA